From the genome of Streptococcus oralis:
GTCTGAGCTGTAGCAGGTTCTTGAACTACAACCTGCTTTACATCATCCGCATGGACAACGCCTGATTCTAGACCAAGTACCTTTGGTGCTACAATAAGGGCCAAGGTAGTCAAAGCAATGGCTACCCAGTTTTTCTTAACTTTATGCATCTTATAATGAATCTTTTTCTCCATCATAAAGCCTCCTTCTGAATTTAGTATAAAGTTACGCTCTTATTCTAGTATATTTTTCAAAATGATCATTTTTTGTTGCACATCTACAACTATGAAAGGCAGATTCTTTCAAACTGTTCTTTAAGCTTTTGGGCAACACCAAAGGAATCTAAAAATTCAAAAAAAGATAGGCATTGCTCGATGTCACTGAGAGCATTAGTATTCCCGACCTTGTAGGCATACAGAGCCCTATGATACTTAATCAGCGTTCGATCATATAGATCGGTTTCAGGGATTTTAGAGTGGTCGAGATAATTGAGAAACCTCATAGCAACTAGCAGATGGTTTCCTTCTATACAGACGCTAATGACATTAAGTAGCATCTTGATAATACGGCGGCGATTTTCAGGTAGGTTGTTATAAAACTGGGTACGATTGATCATCTCACTAGCGAAGGTTTCCAACGTTTCCAAGGTCATCAAATCAACACTGTTTGTAAAAAGCCAGAGTTCATAACGTCCCCACTCCTCAACAGAAAAGAGATGATCCGTCAGAAATTCTATATCCTTCTTGCTAATCTGAAAATCTGAGCAACAGGAAGACAGAAGGGCTCTGACAATGATCGTATTGAGTTTATAGTTCTTCTTCTCAGGAAACTGTTCGGTCAAAGCTTCTGAGCTAGACAAAATATTTTGGAGCTTGACAACATTGTTTTCCTGATATGCATCAGCTACTTTTTTTGAGAACAGCACATCATCTGAATCAATGTAATTATGGTAAACATACTGAAACTCCTCTAGGGAAACGGCCATATTTTTTAAACAGCAATAAAAAGAATCAAGTGTGATCCCATTGACTCCCCGTTCAAAACGGGATAGCTGAGCCACGGAAATATCACCAGCAGCTACCTCTTTCAGGGACATTTTTTTTGATTCTCTAATGACTTTGAATATTTTTCCGAAAGTTTCCAACATATCACTCCCCCAGTTTCGTATATGCAAAAAATTCTTACTAATTTTAATATACTAGTAACACGTTTCAATTATATTACAGAGAAAGTACTTTATATTTCAAATTAATACAAGCAGATTAATTCACATGATAAGACCGTTTAATATAGCATTTATTGAATATTATATCTTTTTCATGAATCTATTGATTTCAGTAACAATCTGAAGTATTCTATCTAACAACTTGAAAACACTAAAATTTCTAGAGATAAATTTCCTTCTTATACTGGACGAAGCTTGATTGATTTATAAAAATTTGATATAAAATCACAAGACAATCATATGAAACATTTTTTAGAAAGGGAGTCAATAAAAAAAACGAGAGCCGAACTCTCGTCTTACTGTTTGTTTCCAAAGACATCCCGATAGAGCATGCCGTCTCGTAAACTTTCGGCATCTCCTCCCAATTGCTCTACCAACTCATAGGCAAAGGCAAGGGCAGTTGACGGTCCTCGGCTGGTTGTTAGATTGCCATCCACAACCACTGTTTGCTTTTGATAAATTCCGTCAGTAATTTGCTCCTGAACTCCGTCATAACAAGTAAAGTGCTTGTCTTTCAAGATACCTGCTTGATGGAGGGCGATTGGGGCTGCACAGATGGCAGCAATTTTCTTTCCAGCTTGGTCAAAGGCTTTAATCTCAGAAATGAGGGCTGGATTATCCCGTAGGTGAGCTGATCCTGGCATGCCACCTGGAAGAACTACCAAGTCATAGTCAGACAAATCACCATCAAAGGTACGGTCGGCTTTTACCTGAATGCCATGCGACCCTGTCACCTGCTCTTCAAATCCTACCATATCACAAGAAATGTTTGCTCGACGCAAGACATCGACTACTGTCAAGGCTTCGATTTCTTCAAAACCCTGGGCTAAAACAACTGCTACTTTTGCCATAGTGGCCTCCTTATTTGATTTGTTTTAGGACGACTTTTTTTCGTTTGAATGGAACTTTTCCACTTTTCTCCTCCGCTAGGTTGGTCTGGTAACTCATAGATAAGAGGAGACCAACACCGATGAGGTTACTAATAATTGCGGAGCCCCCTTGAGAAATAAATGGTAGAGGAATCCCTGTCAAAGGAAGTAAGCCTGTCACGGCACCGATATTTTCAAAGATATGGAAGAGCAGCATCATGATAAAACCAGTCGAAATATAGGTGTAGAACTGGTTATTTGACCTGAGCGTAATCTTCAACATACGGTAGATGAGAAGCAAGTATAAAGCAACCACAAAGACTGAACCAATAAAGCCAAAGTCTTCTGCAATTACGGTGAAAATCATATCACTCTCACGTACTGGAATGAGGAGATTGGACACATTGAAACCTTGTCCAAACAAGCCACCACTTCCAATCGCAATTTGTCCCTGCGCCTGTTGATATGTTGTTGTTTGTGCAAAGTCAAAGGGATTGAGCCAAGCCAAGATGCGGTTGATCTGGTAAGTTGGCATCCCAATCTGATGCAAGAAGGCACGTCCATCCTTGCTTATAAAGATGGCCATGAAGCCTGCAACAGCAGTCACCCCTGTCGCAAAAACCGGAATGATAATCTTCCACGAAACACCTGAAAGGAGAACCATACCGGAAAAAATAGCTACAAAGACCAAGGCAGTCCCCAAGTCACTTTGTAGGGCTAAGAGGATCAAGACTGGTATGGTAAAGGCAATCATCCAACCAATCAATAGGAAATCCAAGGGAATAGTTCGTCGCCATTCCTTGTGTTTTTGAGTGAATCTTACAATGGCTCGAGCCAACATCAAGATATAGGAAATCTTCATGAACTCCGATGGCTGAAAAAGTGTCGTTCCACCAATCGATACCCAGTTCTTGGCACCTGTTGACGCTACAAGATTTGGATTGTAGAAAACAAGAGGTAGGACCATCAAAGCTAGCCCTAGACCATAAAGATAGGGAGTCACCTTCCATAAAAACTCGGTATTAAAGAACATGACCACAAAACCAATGACAAGGCCCAAGGCAATCCAAGCGATTTGCTGACCTAGAATTGGTAATACATTATTTGGATAGTCATGACTAACTGCTATATAAATGGCCACTACTCCAATCACCAGTAAACAAAACACTGGTAGGAGGAGGCTATAATCGACTCGAGAGTCGAAGGAACGTTTCATATTTTTTACCTTTTCTCTTTCTTGGATTTTTCTTTCATTCTATTGCGACGGGATTGGAGAAAATCAGCTACAGCAGGCTCTAGCTGTTCTCTAGAAAGAACCTGAACAGCCCTTTCTTTTGACAAGGTCTGGGCGATTTGTTTGCCGTAACGCTTGCTGACAACACGACTGTCTAAGATTACAGCAACCGAACCTTGGTTGGGCCGTCTAACAGTACGACCCAGGGCTTGTTTTAACCGAATGATCGCCATCGGCAACTGATAATCATAGAAAGGATTTTTCCCTTCTTGACGCAGTTCTTGGTTTAATTTTT
Proteins encoded in this window:
- a CDS encoding helix-turn-helix domain-containing protein, whose product is MLETFGKIFKVIRESKKMSLKEVAAGDISVAQLSRFERGVNGITLDSFYCCLKNMAVSLEEFQYVYHNYIDSDDVLFSKKVADAYQENNVVKLQNILSSSEALTEQFPEKKNYKLNTIIVRALLSSCCSDFQISKKDIEFLTDHLFSVEEWGRYELWLFTNSVDLMTLETLETFASEMINRTQFYNNLPENRRRIIKMLLNVISVCIEGNHLLVAMRFLNYLDHSKIPETDLYDRTLIKYHRALYAYKVGNTNALSDIEQCLSFFEFLDSFGVAQKLKEQFERICLS
- a CDS encoding DJ-1 family glyoxalase III, producing MAKVAVVLAQGFEEIEALTVVDVLRRANISCDMVGFEEQVTGSHGIQVKADRTFDGDLSDYDLVVLPGGMPGSAHLRDNPALISEIKAFDQAGKKIAAICAAPIALHQAGILKDKHFTCYDGVQEQITDGIYQKQTVVVDGNLTTSRGPSTALAFAYELVEQLGGDAESLRDGMLYRDVFGNKQ
- a CDS encoding FtsW/RodA/SpoVE family cell cycle protein → MKRSFDSRVDYSLLLPVFCLLVIGVVAIYIAVSHDYPNNVLPILGQQIAWIALGLVIGFVVMFFNTEFLWKVTPYLYGLGLALMVLPLVFYNPNLVASTGAKNWVSIGGTTLFQPSEFMKISYILMLARAIVRFTQKHKEWRRTIPLDFLLIGWMIAFTIPVLILLALQSDLGTALVFVAIFSGMVLLSGVSWKIIIPVFATGVTAVAGFMAIFISKDGRAFLHQIGMPTYQINRILAWLNPFDFAQTTTYQQAQGQIAIGSGGLFGQGFNVSNLLIPVRESDMIFTVIAEDFGFIGSVFVVALYLLLIYRMLKITLRSNNQFYTYISTGFIMMLLFHIFENIGAVTGLLPLTGIPLPFISQGGSAIISNLIGVGLLLSMSYQTNLAEEKSGKVPFKRKKVVLKQIK